The Ramlibacter sp. PS4R-6 nucleotide sequence CGATGCCCAGCTGGGCGATCTCGTACGGCGCGCGGCCCGTCATCTCCTTGCCGGCGACTTGGACCGTGCCCCCGCGCGGCTTGACCAGCCCCATGAGCGTCTTGAGCAAGGTGCTCTTGCCCATGCCGTTGCGGCCCATGAGGCCCACGGTCTCGCCGCGCGCGACGTGGAAGTCGATGCCGCGCAGGATGTGGCTCTGGCCGTAGTAGGTGTGCAGCCCCTTGGCTGCGATGAGCATGTCCGTCATGCGTGCTCCTCGCCGAGGTACGCCGCCTGCACGTTGGCGTCGGCGCGCACCTGCGGCGGCGTGCCGCTGGCGATGACCTGCCCGTTGACCATCACCGTCAACTGGTCGGCCAGCGCGAACACGGCGTCCATGTCGTGCTCGACGAGCATCATGGCGTGCCCGGGCTTCAGCTTCAGCAGCAGTTGCACCATGCGCTCGGCTTCGGCCGTGCCCATGCCGGCCAGCGGCTCGTCCAGCAGCAGCACGCGCGGGCCGGTGGCGAGCGTCATCGCGATCTCGAGCTGGCGCTGCTCGCCGTGGCTGGTCGCGCCCGCCGTGGCGTTGCGGCGGTCTTTCAGGCCGGCCAGTTCCAGCGCGCGCTCGGCCCGCTCGTTGGTCGCCGCGAAGCCCGTCGCCAGGTTCAGCCAGCGCGCGGCGTGCGGCTGGCGCGATTGCGCGGACAGGCGCACGTTCTCCCACACCGTGAAGGGCAGGAAGATGTTGGTCTTCTGGTAGCTGCGGCCCAGGCCCGCGCGCGAGATCTTTTCGGGGTTCCAGCCCGTGACGTCGTGGCCCGCCAGCACCACGCGGCCGCTGGTGGGCGGCAGGTCGCCCGAGAGCAGGTTGGTCAAGGTGGACTTGCCCGCGCCGTTGGGCCCGATCACCGCATGGATGCGGCCCTGGTGCAGCTCGAGCGAGACGTCGTTCACCGCGGCGAGGCCACCGAAGCGCTTCGTGAGGTTCGATGCGACGAGCAGCGCGTCACTCATGCGCCTGCTCCTTGCGCGCGAGGATGCGCGCCGCCGCGCCCATGAGTCCGCGCGATGCGAAGGTGACGACCAGCACGATGAACAGGCCCATCCACAGCTGCCAGTGCTTGCCGGTCTGGAAGGAGCCGACGGCGGGCAGGTCCTGGAAGAAGTGCAGGAGCCACTCGAAGGCGAAGGCGCCGACGATCGCGCCGGCGAAGTTGCCCATGCCCCCGAGGATGACCATCATGATCGCGTGCGCGCTCATGTGGAAGCCCATGAGCTCCGGGTTCACGAAGCCGGTCTGCGCGGCCCACAGGTAGCCCGCCAGGCCCGCGAGCCCACCGGCCAGCGTGAAGGCCGCCAGCTTGTAGCCGAAGGTGCCGAAGCCGATGGCGCGCATGCGGTGCTCGTTGACGCGGATGCCCGCGAGCGCGCGGCCGAACGGGCTGAACAGCAGGCGGCGCAGGAAAAGGTACGTGGCCAGCAGCATCGCCAGCACGAAGTAATAGAAGGCCGTCTTGTTCTCCAGGTCGAACAGCACCGCTTTCGGCTTGAAGTTGACGTAGAGGCCGTCGGAGCCGCCCAGCACCTTGTTGTCGAAGAACAGGTAATAGACCATCTGCGCGAAGGCCATCGTCACCATGATGAAGTAGATGCCCTTGGTGCGGACCACGAAGAAGCCGATCACCAGCGCCGCCAGCGCCGAGGCGCCCACCGATGCCGGCAGCGTCCACCACAGGCTCGCGGCTTCGCCTTGCGGCGTGACGAAGGCGAGCGTGTAGCCCGCGAGGCCGAAGAAGGCCGCATGCCCGAGCGACACGAGGCCGGTCACGCCCAGCAGCAGGTCCAGGCTCATCGCGAAGATCGCCAGGATCATCATGCGTGCCACGACCTGCGCATAGAAGTCGGTGCCCACGAAAGGAAAGACGGCGAGCGCGAGGAAGCCCACGGCCAGCACGGCGTTCAGGCTGCGCGGCAGCGACTCGAGGTTGGCCTTGGTGCTCATTGCTTGAACAGGCCCTCGGGACGCCACAGCAGCACGGCGGCCATCAGCATGTAGACCAGCATGCCGGCGACCTGCGGCAAGAGCACCTTGCCGAAGGTGTCGACGAAGCCCACCAGCAGCGCGGAGATGAGCGCACCGCGCACGGAGCCGATGCCGCCGATCACCACGACCACGAAGCACATGATCAGCACCTGCGAGCCCATGTTCGGGTACACGCTGGAGATCGGCGAGGCGATCATGCCGGCGACAGTGGCCAGAGCCACGCCGATCGCGAACACGATGGCGTGGATGAACTTGATGTTGACGCCCAGCGCCTCGGTCATGTCGCGGTTGAAGGCGCCCGCGCGGATCTTCATGCCCAGGCGCGTCTTCGAGATCAGGAAGTACAGGCCGAGCGCGAGCAGGATGCACACGCCCGACATGAAGAGGCGGTACACCGGGTAGGACATCGTGTCGGTGAGGGGGATGGACGCGGAAAGCAGCGACGGGATGGTCACGCCGTGCACGTCGTCGCCCCACAGCAGCGAGCGCGACTCCTCGAAGATGTAGATCAGGCCGAAGGTGAGCAGCACCTGGTCGAGGTGGTCGCGGTCGTAGAAATGGCGGAACAGCAGGCGCTCCAGCAGCAGGCCGAAGGCGACCGACAGGAGCGCGCCGCCGACCACGGCGATCGTGAAGCTGCCCGTCAGGCTGGAGAGCGACCACGCCAGGTACGCGCCCAGCATGTAGAAGCTGCCGTGCGCCAGGTTCACCACGCCCATGATCCCGAAGATCAGCGTCAGGCCTGCGGCGAGCATGAACAGCAGCAGGCCGTACTGCACGCTGTTCAGCAGCTGGATCAGGAAGTTGGAGACGTCCATCAGGCGTTGCGGCGCGCGAACAGCAGCAGGCCGCCGAGCACGGCGAACAGGCCGCCGCACACGCGGTTGATCCACCGCACCACGTGCGCCTGCCGCAGCCAGGGCGCGACGCGCCCGACGCCGAATGCGCCCGCGCCGAGGATCAGGAAGTCGCCGAGCACGAAGGTGAGCGACAGCAGCAGGAACTGCGGCAGGAACGGCGCCGAGGGGTCGATGAACTGCGGGAAGAACGCCGTGAAGAAGAGGAGCGACTTCGGGTTGCTCGCGCCGACCAGCACGCCCTGCATGAAGAGCGACCCGCCGCGCGGCGGGCCGGCTGCGCCCATGTCGAGGCCGCCCGCGCCGCGGAAGGTGCGGATGCCCAGCCAGACCAGGTAGGCCGCGCCGATCACCTTGAGCGTCGTGAACGCGGCCTCGGATGCCGCAAGCACCGCGCCGAGGCCAAGGGCCGACAGCACCATGATGGCGAAGTTGGCTGCCAGCGCGCCCGACAGGGAGGCCAACGCACGCCATGGGCCGTGGTTCACGGAGTTCGTGAGCGTCATCAGCATCGTCGGGCCGGGCGTGACGATCAGCAGCGTCACCGCAACCAGGAAGAGGAGATAGGTCGAAAGCGTCATCGGGAGATGCGAGGGTCAAAAAAATGGGAGGCCTTCACCTCCCATTGTCGCGTCGCGAGGGAATCAGCCCATCTTGCAGCCGGCGCCGGAGTCGGACAGCGCCTTGGCGGCCACGCCGATCACCTTGTTCTCCTTGTTCTCGACGCGGCGCAGGTAGATGTCCTGGATCGGGTTGTGCGCCTGGCTCATGGTCCACGTGCCGCGCGGGCTGTCGATCTTCGCGCCTTCCATGGCCTTGTACAGGGCCTGCTTGTTCGACAGGTCGCCCTTCACTGCGTTGGCGCCTTGCACCAGCAGCAGGCCCGTGTCGTAG carries:
- a CDS encoding ABC transporter ATP-binding protein, translated to MSDALLVASNLTKRFGGLAAVNDVSLELHQGRIHAVIGPNGAGKSTLTNLLSGDLPPTSGRVVLAGHDVTGWNPEKISRAGLGRSYQKTNIFLPFTVWENVRLSAQSRQPHAARWLNLATGFAATNERAERALELAGLKDRRNATAGATSHGEQRQLEIAMTLATGPRVLLLDEPLAGMGTAEAERMVQLLLKLKPGHAMMLVEHDMDAVFALADQLTVMVNGQVIASGTPPQVRADANVQAAYLGEEHA
- a CDS encoding branched-chain amino acid ABC transporter permease, coding for MSTKANLESLPRSLNAVLAVGFLALAVFPFVGTDFYAQVVARMMILAIFAMSLDLLLGVTGLVSLGHAAFFGLAGYTLAFVTPQGEAASLWWTLPASVGASALAALVIGFFVVRTKGIYFIMVTMAFAQMVYYLFFDNKVLGGSDGLYVNFKPKAVLFDLENKTAFYYFVLAMLLATYLFLRRLLFSPFGRALAGIRVNEHRMRAIGFGTFGYKLAAFTLAGGLAGLAGYLWAAQTGFVNPELMGFHMSAHAIMMVILGGMGNFAGAIVGAFAFEWLLHFFQDLPAVGSFQTGKHWQLWMGLFIVLVVTFASRGLMGAAARILARKEQAHE
- a CDS encoding branched-chain amino acid ABC transporter permease, with the protein product MDVSNFLIQLLNSVQYGLLLFMLAAGLTLIFGIMGVVNLAHGSFYMLGAYLAWSLSSLTGSFTIAVVGGALLSVAFGLLLERLLFRHFYDRDHLDQVLLTFGLIYIFEESRSLLWGDDVHGVTIPSLLSASIPLTDTMSYPVYRLFMSGVCILLALGLYFLISKTRLGMKIRAGAFNRDMTEALGVNIKFIHAIVFAIGVALATVAGMIASPISSVYPNMGSQVLIMCFVVVVIGGIGSVRGALISALLVGFVDTFGKVLLPQVAGMLVYMLMAAVLLWRPEGLFKQ
- a CDS encoding LysE family translocator; its protein translation is MTLSTYLLFLVAVTLLIVTPGPTMLMTLTNSVNHGPWRALASLSGALAANFAIMVLSALGLGAVLAASEAAFTTLKVIGAAYLVWLGIRTFRGAGGLDMGAAGPPRGGSLFMQGVLVGASNPKSLLFFTAFFPQFIDPSAPFLPQFLLLSLTFVLGDFLILGAGAFGVGRVAPWLRQAHVVRWINRVCGGLFAVLGGLLLFARRNA